A single genomic interval of Suncus etruscus isolate mSunEtr1 chromosome 12, mSunEtr1.pri.cur, whole genome shotgun sequence harbors:
- the PPP1CB gene encoding LOW QUALITY PROTEIN: serine/threonine-protein phosphatase PP1-beta catalytic subunit (The sequence of the model RefSeq protein was modified relative to this genomic sequence to represent the inferred CDS: deleted 1 base in 1 codon) — MADGELNVDSLITRLLEVRGCRPGKIVQMTEAEVRGLCIKSREIFLSQPILLELEAPLKICGDIHGQYTDLLRLFEYGGFPPEANYLFLGDYVDRGKQSLETICLLLAYKIKYPENFFLLRGNHECASINRIYGFYDECKRRFNIKLWKTFTDCFNCLPIAAIVDEKIFCCHGGLSPDLQSMEQIRRIMRPTDVPDTGLLCDLLWSDPDKDVQGWGENDRGVSFTFGADVVSKFLNRHDLDLICRAHQVVEDGYEFFAKRQLVTPIFQPPNYCGEFDNARWNDEVWMRTLDILKPSERKLSTSMVGLNSGRPVTPPRTANPPKKR; from the exons TACGGGGATGCCGACCGGGGAAGATCGTGCAGATGACAGAAGCAGAGGTCCGGGGCTTATGTATCAAGTCCCGGGAGATCTTTCTCAGCCAGCCTATTCTTTTGGAATTGGAAGCACCGCTGAAAATTTGTG GAGATATTCATGGACAGTATACAGATTTACTGCGATTGTTTGAATATGGAGGCTTCCCACCAGAAGCCAACTATCTTTTCCTAGGAGACTATGTGGACAGAGGAAAGCAGTCTTTGGAAACCATCTGTTTGCTATTGGCTTATAAAATCAAATACCCAGAGAATTTCTTCCTTTTAAGAGGAAACCATGAGTGTGCTAGCATTAATCGTATATATGGCTTCTATGATGAAT gcAAACGaagatttaatattaaattgtGGAAGACCTTCACTGACTGTTTCAACTGTCTGCCTATAGCTGCCATTGTGGACGAGAAGATCTTCTGTTGTCATGGAG GACTGTCACCAGACCTGCAGTCTATGGAACAGATCCGGAGAATTATGAGACCCACTGATGTCCCAGATACAG gTTTGCTCTGTGATTTACTGTGGTCCGATCCTGATAAGGATGTACAGGGCTGGGGAGAAAATGACCGTGgagtttcttttacttttggagCTGATGTAGTCAGTAAATTTCTGAATCGTCATGATTTAGACTTGATTTGTAGAGCTCATCAG GTGGTGGAAGATGGATATGAATTTTTTGCTAAACGACAGTTGGTGACCCCC ATTTTTCAGCCCCCAAATTACTGTGGCGAATTTGATAATGCCCGGTGGAATGATGAGGTGTGGATGAGGACGCTGGAT ATATTGAAACCATCTGAAAGAAAGCTAAGTACCAGTATGGTGGGACTCAATTCAGGACGCCCTGTCACTCCACCGCGCACAGCTAATCCACCGAAGAAAAGGTGA